In Mangifera indica cultivar Alphonso chromosome 1, CATAS_Mindica_2.1, whole genome shotgun sequence, a single genomic region encodes these proteins:
- the LOC123227833 gene encoding cytochrome P450 84A1-like: MDSLIQALDPITMACLFMVPLLLLLGFVFRRRKLPYPPGPRGLPIIGNMLMMDQLTHRGLAKLAKQFGGLFYMRMGYLHMMAVSNPEMARQVLQAQDNIFSNRPATIAISYLTYDRADMAFAHYGPFWRQMRKLCVIKLFSRKRAESWESVRDEVETLVRSIAQQNGKPVNVGEMIFSLTSNIIYRAAFGLSSHDGQDEFIRILQEFSRLFGAFNIADFIPSLGWLDPQGLNNRLVKARQSLDKFIDNIMDDHMQKKAKNDEGETDMVDDLLAFYSEEAKVNESEDLQNAIKLTRDNIKAIIMDVMFGGTETVASAIEWAMTELMKNPEDLKRVQQELADVVGLDRRVEESDTEKLPFLKCALKETLRLHPPIPLLLHETAEDAEVAGYRIPARSRVMINAWAIGRDPGSWEDPESFRPSRFLKEGMPDFKGGNFEFIPFGSGRRSCPGMQLGLYALDLAVANLLHCFKWELPDGMKPSELDMSDVFGLTAPKATRLIAVPHKRLICPL, translated from the exons ATGGATTCTCTTATTCAAGCTTTGGACCCTATAACCATGGCGTGCTTGTTCATGGTTCCTTTACTTTTGTTGTTAGGTTTTGTGTTTCGTCGTCGTAAATTACCCTATCCACCGGGACCTAGAGGCTTACCGATAATCGGTAACATGCTGATGATGGACCAGTTGACTCACCGTGGCCTGGCGAAACTGGCTAAGCAATTCGGTGGTTTGTTTTATATGCGTATGGGGTACTTGCACATGATGGCTGTTTCAAATCCTGAGATGGCTCGCCAAGTTCTTCAAGCTCAAGACAACATTTTCTCCAATCGACCTGCCACCATAGCTATCAGTTATCTAACTTATGATAGAGCTGATATGGCTTTTGCTCACTACGGCCCCTTTTGGAGGCAGATGCGCAAGCTCTGTGTGATAAAGCTTTTTAGCCGGAAAAGGGCTGAGTCATGGGAATCAGTGAGAGATGAAGTTGAAACTCTTGTAAGATCCATAGCCCAACAAAATGGAAAACCTGTGAACGTTGGGGAGATGATTTTTTCACTCACCAGCAACATCATTTATCGGGCGGCTTTTGGGTTGAGTTCGCATGATGGCCAAGATGAATTTATTCGTATTTTGCAAGAGTTCTCCAGGTTGTTTGGTGCTTTTAACATTGCAGATTTCATTCCTTCGCTGGGATGGCTTGACCCACAAGGTCTCAATAACAGGCTCGTCAAGGCCCGTCAATCTCTTGACAAGTTCATCGACAATATCATGGACGACCACATGCAGAAGAAGGCAAAAAACGATGAAGGTGAGACCGATATGGTGGACGATTTACTTGCCTTTTACAGTGAAGAAGCAAAAGTAAATGAATCAGAAGATCTACAAAATGCTATCAAACTCACCAGAGATAACATCAAAGCCATTATCATG GATGTGATGTTTGGTGGGACAGAAACGGTGGCGTCGGCAATCGAATGGGCCATGACGGAGCTAATGAAGAACCCGGAAGACCTAAAACGAGTCCAGCAAGAGCTCGCTGATGTTGTTGGTTTAGACCGCCGAGTTGAAGAGTCAGACACTGAAAAATTACCCTTTCTGAAATGTGCACTTAAAGAAACTTTAAGACTTCACCCACCAATCCCACTCCTCCTCCATGAGACAGCCGAGGACGCGGAGGTTGCCGGTTACCGTATTCCGGCGAGGTCACGTGTGATGATCAACGCTTGGGCTATAGGTAGGGATCCAGGTTCTTGGGAGGATCCTGAAAGTTTTAGACCATCAAGGTTCTTGAAAGAAGGCATGCCTGATTTTAAAGGAGGTAACTTTGAGTTTATACCATTCGGGTCGGGTCGGAGATCATGTCCGGGTATGCAACTTGGGTTGTATGCACTTGATTTAGCTGTGGCTAATTTGCTTCATTGCTTTAAGTGGGAATTACCTGATGGAATGAAACCGAGTGAACTTGACATGAGTGATGTGTTTGGCCTCACTGCACCCAAAGCCACTCGACTCATTGCTGTACCCCATAAGCGCCTGATTTGTCCTCTTTAA